The [Pseudomonas] carboxydohydrogena genome includes a window with the following:
- a CDS encoding TadE/TadG family type IV pilus assembly protein: protein MTMGRHRFRDFRRAHAGASAVEFALVMPVFMLLVFGIVMFGGYLAMVHDVQQLAAEAARTSVAGLNETERKSLATNYVTQNAASYPLIAPAHLSVNAATSGADPNVFIVTVNYDASSTFIYSLPSFVPAPPPVIVRSAAIPRGGY from the coding sequence ATGACAATGGGCCGCCACCGCTTCCGGGATTTTCGCCGCGCGCATGCGGGCGCGTCCGCCGTCGAATTCGCATTGGTGATGCCGGTGTTCATGCTGCTGGTGTTCGGCATCGTGATGTTCGGCGGCTATCTCGCGATGGTTCACGACGTGCAGCAACTCGCCGCCGAAGCCGCGCGCACCTCGGTCGCGGGCCTCAACGAGACCGAGCGCAAGTCGCTGGCCACGAACTATGTCACGCAGAACGCCGCGAGCTATCCGCTGATCGCGCCCGCGCATCTGTCGGTGAACGCGGCGACCTCCGGCGCCGATCCCAATGTGTTCATCGTTACCGTCAACTACGACGCCTCCAGCACGTTCATCTATTCGCTGCCGTCCTTCGTGCCCGCGCCGCCGCCGGTCATCGTGCGCTCGGCTGCCATTCCGCGCGGAGGCTATTGA
- a CDS encoding bifunctional riboflavin kinase/FAD synthetase encodes MIKNPFQIIRDTTPPAGIPRGAVIALGNFDGVHLGHRTVIAAAQKIAKSAGQKAFALSFEPHPRSFFNPAAAHFRLTNEQAKLRLLAGTGLDGAVVLDFNAARAATSAQDFINQELVERLGVSGISVGDDFHFGKGRSGSPATLAEQGERLGFKVHIQSHVDLSGLPISSSAIRAALKEGRIRDATAMLGGPWFVSGTVIHGEKRGRELGYPTANIRLDPHVDLRHGIYAVRVGLGGGADPQRLGGVASYGRRPTFDNGPPLLEVFLFDFNADLYGQTLDVAFIEYLRDEMKFDNITALIRQMDDDSLRARAVLEAAPRAFPTLGEVDE; translated from the coding sequence ATGATAAAAAATCCGTTTCAAATCATCCGCGACACCACTCCGCCCGCCGGCATTCCGCGCGGCGCGGTCATCGCGCTCGGCAATTTCGACGGCGTTCATCTGGGACACCGCACCGTGATCGCGGCGGCTCAGAAAATCGCGAAAAGCGCCGGGCAGAAGGCTTTTGCATTAAGTTTCGAGCCGCATCCGCGCAGCTTCTTCAATCCGGCCGCCGCGCATTTCCGCCTCACCAACGAACAGGCCAAGCTGCGCCTGCTGGCAGGCACCGGGCTCGACGGCGCGGTGGTGCTCGATTTCAACGCCGCCCGCGCCGCCACCAGCGCACAGGATTTCATTAACCAAGAACTCGTCGAGCGGCTCGGCGTGTCGGGAATCTCCGTCGGCGACGACTTTCATTTCGGCAAGGGCCGCAGCGGTTCGCCTGCGACCCTGGCCGAACAGGGCGAGCGCCTCGGCTTCAAGGTCCATATTCAATCGCATGTTGATCTGTCGGGGTTGCCGATTTCCTCCAGCGCCATTCGCGCCGCGCTCAAGGAAGGGCGTATCCGTGACGCCACCGCCATGCTCGGCGGGCCGTGGTTCGTCAGCGGCACCGTGATCCATGGCGAGAAGCGCGGCCGCGAGCTTGGCTATCCCACCGCCAACATCCGGCTCGATCCGCATGTCGATCTCAGGCACGGCATCTATGCGGTGCGTGTCGGTCTCGGCGGCGGCGCCGACCCGCAGCGCCTCGGCGGCGTCGCGAGCTACGGACGGCGGCCGACCTTCGACAACGGCCCGCCTCTGCTCGAGGTTTTCCTGTTCGACTTCAACGCCGACCTCTACGGCCAGACCCTCGACGTCGCCTTCATCGAATATCTGCGCGACGAGATGAAGTTCGACAATATCACGGCCCTGATCCGGCAGATGGACGATGACAGCCTGCGCGCCCGCGCCGTTCTGGAGGCCGCCCCGAGGGCGTTCCCAACGCTGGGCGAGGTGGACGAGTAG
- a CDS encoding TIGR01459 family HAD-type hydrolase, which translates to MSPLRFTPHLRDLVHDTDVLISDIWGVVHNGVAAFPDACGALQTFRKQGGIVVMLTNSPRPTPAVQEQLRELRVPDDCYDDIVTSGDLTRHYIAARPGEPLYQIGPDRDGPTFDGLDVSFAPLERADYIVCTGLFDDETETAEDYREMLLKALSRRLPMICANPDIIVERGHKIIYCAGAVAELYREIGGDVTFYGKPHLPAYHRAFELAAARRGAPTPLNRMLAIGDSVRTDLAGANNAGIACVFVTRGIHSADFTEAHEIDAAAAQRLFGGTRPPFVLMRDLRW; encoded by the coding sequence ATGAGCCCTCTCCGCTTCACCCCGCATTTGCGCGACCTCGTTCACGACACCGATGTTCTGATCAGCGACATCTGGGGCGTGGTCCATAACGGCGTGGCGGCGTTTCCCGACGCCTGCGGAGCCTTGCAGACATTTCGCAAGCAGGGCGGCATCGTGGTGATGCTGACGAATTCGCCGCGCCCGACGCCGGCCGTGCAGGAGCAGTTGCGCGAATTGCGCGTGCCGGACGATTGCTACGACGACATCGTCACCTCCGGCGATCTCACGCGCCACTACATCGCCGCACGGCCCGGCGAGCCGCTCTACCAGATCGGACCCGACCGCGACGGCCCCACCTTCGACGGCCTCGACGTCAGTTTCGCGCCGCTGGAGCGCGCCGATTATATCGTCTGCACCGGGCTGTTCGACGACGAAACCGAAACGGCGGAAGACTATCGCGAGATGCTACTCAAGGCTCTGAGCCGCAGGCTGCCGATGATCTGCGCCAATCCCGATATCATCGTCGAGCGCGGCCACAAGATCATCTATTGCGCGGGCGCGGTCGCCGAATTGTATCGCGAGATTGGCGGCGACGTGACCTTCTACGGCAAGCCGCATCTTCCCGCCTACCACCGGGCATTCGAGCTTGCCGCCGCTCGGCGCGGCGCGCCGACGCCCCTCAACCGGATGCTGGCGATCGGGGATTCGGTGCGCACCGATCTCGCGGGAGCGAACAATGCCGGCATCGCATGCGTGTTTGTGACGCGCGGCATCCATTCGGCGGACTTCACGGAAGCCCACGAGATCGATGCCGCGGCCGCGCAACGGCTGTTCGGCGGCACCAGGCCGCCTTTCGTGCTGATGCGGGATCTGCGCTGGTAA
- a CDS encoding aspartate aminotransferase family protein, with protein MPFTANRAFKQAPRMLAGAKDMHYFTTDGRRIIDAASGMWCSNAGHCREPITQAIARQAATMDYSPPFQFGHPQAFELANRIAALGPEGLDHVFFCNSGSEAVDTALKIALAFHATRGEAARTRLIGRERGYHGVGFGGISVGGMVNNRRLFGALLNGTDHLPTTYDREHQAFSKGEPEWGAHLADELERIVTLHGKDTIAAVIVEPMAGSTGVLVTPKGYLQRLRTICDKHGILLIFDEVITGFGRLGYAFAAERYGVVPDMITFAKGITNGAVPMGGVLIRNDIHDAFMKGPEHIVELFHGYTYSAHPLACAAGLATLDIYRDEDLFARARKLEPLFADAVMGLRKEPNVIDIRTVGLTAGIDLAPRDGQGGLRGLTALANGFNEHDLMIRVAGDTIALTPPLIMSEAQIGEIMDKVAAVIRSVA; from the coding sequence ATGCCGTTTACCGCCAACCGCGCCTTCAAGCAGGCGCCGCGCATGCTCGCGGGCGCGAAGGACATGCACTACTTCACGACGGACGGACGGCGGATCATCGACGCGGCCTCGGGCATGTGGTGCTCGAACGCGGGCCATTGCCGCGAGCCGATCACGCAGGCGATCGCCAGGCAGGCGGCGACCATGGACTACTCACCGCCGTTCCAGTTCGGTCATCCGCAAGCATTCGAGCTTGCCAACCGCATCGCGGCGCTCGGCCCCGAAGGGCTCGACCATGTGTTCTTCTGCAACTCGGGATCGGAAGCGGTCGATACCGCGCTCAAGATCGCGCTCGCTTTTCACGCGACGCGCGGCGAGGCGGCGCGCACGCGGCTGATCGGGCGCGAGCGCGGCTATCACGGCGTCGGCTTCGGCGGCATTTCGGTCGGCGGCATGGTCAACAACCGCCGCCTGTTCGGCGCGCTGCTGAACGGCACCGATCACCTGCCCACGACCTACGACCGCGAGCATCAGGCTTTCTCGAAAGGCGAACCGGAATGGGGAGCCCACCTCGCCGACGAGCTTGAACGCATCGTCACGCTCCACGGCAAGGACACCATCGCCGCCGTCATCGTCGAGCCGATGGCGGGCTCGACCGGCGTGCTGGTCACGCCGAAGGGATACCTCCAGCGGCTGCGCACGATCTGCGACAAGCACGGCATTCTGTTGATCTTCGACGAGGTCATCACCGGCTTCGGCCGTCTCGGTTATGCCTTCGCCGCCGAACGCTACGGCGTAGTGCCCGACATGATCACCTTCGCCAAGGGCATCACCAACGGCGCGGTGCCGATGGGCGGCGTGCTGATCCGCAACGATATCCACGACGCCTTCATGAAGGGGCCGGAACACATCGTCGAACTGTTCCACGGCTACACTTACTCGGCGCACCCGCTGGCCTGCGCCGCCGGTCTGGCCACCCTCGACATCTACCGTGACGAGGATTTGTTCGCGCGCGCCCGCAAGCTGGAACCGCTGTTCGCAGACGCCGTGATGGGGCTGCGCAAGGAACCGAACGTCATCGACATCCGCACGGTCGGCCTCACGGCGGGCATCGACCTCGCGCCCAGGGACGGACAGGGCGGCCTGCGCGGCCTCACCGCGCTCGCCAACGGCTTCAACGAGCATGATCTGATGATCCGCGTGGCGGGGGATACGATTGCCCTGACGCCGCCCTTGATCATGAGCGAGGCCCAGATCGGCGAGATCATGGACAAGGTCGCCGCCGTCATCCGCTCGGTCGCCTGA
- a CDS encoding response regulator, whose translation MAMDLSMPVLVVDDYNTMIRIIRNLLKQLGFENIDDASDGSAALAKMRGKKYGLVISDWNMEPMTGYDLLKEVRGDPNLATTPFIMITAESKTENVIAAKKAGVNNYIVKPFNAATLKTKIDAVFPDNNA comes from the coding sequence ATGGCTATGGACTTATCGATGCCGGTGTTGGTGGTGGATGACTACAACACCATGATCCGCATTATCAGAAATCTTTTGAAACAACTCGGTTTTGAGAACATCGACGACGCCAGCGACGGCTCCGCCGCGCTCGCCAAGATGCGCGGCAAGAAGTACGGGCTCGTGATCTCCGACTGGAACATGGAGCCGATGACGGGTTACGACCTTCTCAAGGAAGTGCGTGGCGATCCGAATCTCGCGACCACGCCCTTCATCATGATTACCGCCGAATCCAAGACCGAGAACGTGATCGCGGCGAAGAAAGCGGGCGTGAACAACTACATCGTCAAGCCGTTCAATGCGGCGACGCTCAAGACCAAGATCGACGCGGTGTTCCCCGACAACAACGCTTAA
- the lspA gene encoding signal peptidase II — MSPLLRSGIIAAVATLIADQASKLWLLHVFDIGRRGMVQVTSFFDLVLAWNTGISYGWLQDMGATGQTLLMAGKAVAIVLLAIWMARSQTRLAVIGLGLIIGGAIGNAIDRIAYGAVVDFALFHIAIAGKTYSWYVFNLADAAIVAGVAALLYDSLIAPAAAKTPR, encoded by the coding sequence ATGTCGCCCCTGCTGCGCTCCGGTATCATCGCTGCCGTCGCCACGCTGATCGCCGATCAGGCCTCCAAGCTGTGGCTGCTGCATGTATTCGACATCGGCCGCCGCGGCATGGTGCAAGTGACATCGTTCTTCGACCTCGTGCTCGCCTGGAACACCGGCATCAGCTATGGCTGGCTTCAGGACATGGGCGCGACGGGCCAGACCCTGCTGATGGCCGGCAAGGCGGTTGCCATTGTGCTGCTGGCGATCTGGATGGCACGCTCGCAGACCCGTCTCGCGGTGATCGGCCTCGGCCTCATCATCGGCGGCGCGATCGGCAACGCCATCGACCGCATCGCCTACGGCGCGGTCGTGGACTTCGCCCTGTTCCACATCGCGATCGCGGGAAAAACCTATAGCTGGTATGTATTTAACCTTGCCGATGCGGCCATTGTTGCCGGTGTCGCCGCCCTGCTATATGACTCGCTCATCGCCCCAGCCGCCGCAAAAACGCCCCGATAA
- a CDS encoding EAL domain-containing protein — MVRVSTIFIAICMVLIAASLGLILYAMTGLSMRESALVALAALVCLILYNAISVRIRRGTGASGQIADLSRGTADLARQVAEYGRRMALIESRLASADNVAQDRARAVMGEIGELGVMIKHLAGSVATHDELLTSATSLTAAHHPSQPQMTDAPQTQPVEPVHAAEPPVPVALQAAAEAISNLPDMLAAIKSAADANRIDLYLQPIVSLPQRKVRFYEAVSRLRDEKDHVFTAGQFIDIAEASGIIGQIDYTVLFRCVQVLRRLQVRTKDVGMFCNISGATLASPDIFGECIAFLEANRALAPSLVLEFKQSAFRSLGPVEIEHLAALKRLGFQFSIDNIADLKIDGRELADRGVRYIKVPAPLLLDQKEAAASDIHTADLTSLLTRFGIDLIAEKIEGERSVADLLDYDVRFGQGFLFSAPRPLRPEAAVPTPVAASRQSKAPLPPPAEPAAIAARAAAETRLSGTAALARRIAQS; from the coding sequence ATGGTTCGCGTATCGACGATTTTCATCGCCATCTGCATGGTGCTGATCGCGGCTTCGCTCGGCCTGATTCTGTATGCGATGACCGGCCTGAGCATGCGCGAATCCGCCCTCGTGGCACTGGCCGCGCTCGTCTGCCTCATCCTCTACAATGCCATCTCGGTGCGCATCCGCAGGGGCACCGGTGCCAGCGGCCAGATCGCGGACCTGTCGCGCGGCACCGCCGATCTCGCCCGGCAGGTCGCCGAGTACGGCCGCCGCATGGCGCTGATCGAATCGAGACTCGCCAGCGCGGACAATGTCGCGCAAGATCGCGCCCGCGCGGTGATGGGCGAGATCGGCGAACTCGGCGTCATGATCAAGCATCTCGCCGGATCGGTCGCGACCCATGACGAACTGCTGACCTCGGCCACAAGCCTGACGGCCGCGCACCATCCTTCGCAGCCCCAGATGACGGATGCCCCGCAGACCCAGCCTGTCGAGCCGGTCCACGCGGCCGAGCCGCCCGTGCCCGTCGCATTGCAGGCCGCCGCGGAAGCGATCTCGAATCTTCCGGACATGCTCGCCGCCATCAAGAGCGCGGCTGACGCCAATCGCATCGATCTCTATCTGCAACCGATCGTGTCGCTGCCCCAGCGCAAGGTGCGGTTCTACGAAGCCGTTTCCCGCCTGCGCGACGAGAAGGATCATGTCTTCACCGCGGGCCAGTTCATCGACATCGCCGAAGCGAGCGGCATAATCGGCCAGATCGACTACACCGTGCTGTTCCGCTGCGTTCAGGTGCTGCGCCGCCTGCAAGTGCGGACCAAGGACGTCGGCATGTTCTGCAACATCTCCGGCGCGACACTCGCAAGCCCCGACATTTTCGGCGAGTGCATCGCCTTTCTCGAAGCCAACCGCGCGCTCGCGCCTTCACTGGTGCTGGAATTCAAGCAGAGCGCGTTCCGCAGCCTCGGCCCCGTCGAGATCGAACATCTCGCCGCGCTGAAGCGGCTCGGCTTCCAGTTCTCGATCGACAACATCGCCGATCTCAAAATCGACGGCCGCGAACTGGCCGACCGCGGCGTGCGCTACATCAAGGTGCCCGCTCCGCTGCTGCTCGACCAGAAGGAGGCGGCAGCGTCCGACATCCACACCGCCGATCTGACGAGTCTGCTCACGCGGTTCGGCATCGACCTGATCGCGGAGAAGATCGAGGGCGAGCGTTCCGTGGCGGACCTGCTCGATTACGACGTGCGATTCGGACAGGGCTTTCTGTTCTCCGCGCCACGGCCGCTGCGTCCCGAAGCCGCGGTGCCCACTCCGGTCGCCGCGAGCCGCCAGTCCAAGGCCCCGCTTCCGCCGCCCGCCGAACCTGCCGCGATCGCGGCCCGCGCAGCAGCCGAGACGCGCCTGTCCGGCACCGCCGCGCTCGCACGGCGGATCGCGCAAAGCTAG
- a CDS encoding M16 family metallopeptidase gives MRDLKIISRREALCGIALTATALTSPWPAFADTAPASNQPSTFTIANGLQVVVIPDHRTPTVTQMVWYKVGSADETAGKSGLAHFLEHLMFKGTAKHPAGEFSQSVVRVGGSENAFTSYDYTGYYQSVPRDKLALMMDFESDRMTGLILKDENVLPERDVVLEEYNMRVANSPDARLTEQVMAALYLNHPYGRPVIGWHAEIEKLDREEALDFYRRHYAPNNATLVVAGDITAEDLRPMVEATYGKVASQPSIPAKRIRPQEPPPAGPRTVTLADPRAEQPNLRRLYLVPSAVTAAAGESEALEVLAQLMGGGINAYLFRTLAVDQKIAVSASAWYQGTAIDPTQFGIAASPKPGITFDQIEQSIDKVIDKIARNPVPAEDLESAKTQLIAESVYARDSQSTMARWYGAAITVGLTVADIQSWPDRIRAVTAAQVSDAAKKWLDKKRSATGYLIKETPSREEKRS, from the coding sequence ATGCGCGATCTCAAAATCATTTCCCGGCGCGAGGCATTGTGCGGCATCGCGCTGACCGCGACCGCCCTGACCTCACCGTGGCCTGCTTTCGCGGATACCGCGCCTGCCTCGAACCAGCCCTCGACGTTCACCATCGCCAACGGCCTTCAGGTCGTGGTCATTCCCGACCATCGCACGCCGACCGTCACCCAGATGGTCTGGTACAAGGTCGGCTCGGCCGACGAGACGGCGGGCAAATCAGGCCTCGCGCATTTTCTCGAACACCTGATGTTCAAGGGCACCGCGAAGCATCCCGCCGGAGAATTCTCGCAGAGCGTGGTGCGCGTCGGCGGCAGCGAGAACGCCTTCACCTCGTATGATTACACCGGCTACTACCAGAGCGTGCCGCGCGACAAGCTCGCGCTGATGATGGATTTCGAATCCGACCGCATGACCGGGCTGATCCTCAAGGACGAAAACGTCCTGCCCGAGCGCGACGTCGTGCTGGAAGAATACAATATGCGCGTCGCCAACAGCCCTGACGCCCGGCTGACAGAACAGGTGATGGCGGCGCTCTATCTTAATCACCCCTACGGCCGCCCGGTGATCGGCTGGCACGCCGAGATCGAAAAGCTCGACCGCGAGGAAGCGCTCGACTTCTACCGCCGCCATTACGCCCCCAACAATGCGACGCTCGTGGTCGCGGGCGACATCACGGCGGAGGACCTGCGGCCCATGGTCGAGGCGACCTACGGCAAGGTCGCGTCACAACCGTCGATCCCCGCCAAACGCATCCGCCCGCAGGAGCCGCCGCCGGCGGGTCCGCGCACGGTGACGCTGGCCGATCCGCGCGCCGAGCAACCTAATCTGCGCAGGCTTTATCTCGTACCGTCGGCGGTCACGGCAGCCGCAGGTGAGAGCGAGGCGCTGGAAGTGCTCGCGCAACTGATGGGTGGCGGCATTAACGCCTATCTGTTCCGCACTCTCGCGGTGGACCAGAAAATCGCGGTGAGCGCCAGCGCCTGGTATCAAGGCACGGCAATCGACCCCACTCAGTTCGGCATCGCCGCTTCGCCGAAGCCCGGCATCACCTTCGACCAGATCGAGCAATCGATCGACAAGGTGATCGACAAGATCGCGCGAAACCCGGTACCCGCCGAAGACCTCGAGAGCGCCAAGACCCAGTTGATCGCGGAATCGGTCTACGCCCGCGACAGCCAGAGCACGATGGCGCGCTGGTACGGCGCAGCCATCACCGTCGGCCTCACCGTGGCGGACATTCAAAGCTGGCCGGATCGCATCCGCGCGGTCACGGCGGCGCAGGTCAGCGATGCCGCGAAGAAGTGGCTCGACAAAAAGCGCTCCGCGACGGGCTATCTCATCAAGGAAACGCCTTCGCGCGAGGAGAAACGCTCGTGA
- the ileS gene encoding isoleucine--tRNA ligase has product MTEKPKSDAPDYSKTLYLPQTDFPMRAGLPQREPDLLARWNEIGLYERLREQSKGRLKFVLHDGPPYANGNIHIGHALNKILKDLVTKSQQMLGFDSNYVPGWDCHGLPIEWKIEEGYRAKGKNKDAVPINEFRKECRAFAQKWVDIQREEFKRLGVIGDWAHPYTTMNFAAEAQIAREIMKFAANGLLYRGSKPVMWSVVEKTALAEAEVEYEDHISDTVWVKFPVKAAFGRLANASVVIWTTTPWTLPGNRAISFSSKVAYGLYKVTDAPADNWAKTGDLLILADKLAEDVFKQARVTSYERTSDIDSGILDALECSHPFKGLEGGYEFTVPLLDGDHVTDDTGTGFVHTAPSHGREDFDIWMANARDLEARGISSVIPYTVDADSALTAQAPGFTGKRVLTDKGEKGDANDAVIKALIERGALLARGRLKHQYPHSWRSKKPVIYRNTPQWFIAMDKPITDVANRADAKAFMAQMMGTGDTLRHRALEAIKDTQWVPAQGENRITGMIEGRPDWVVSRQRAWGVPITVFVREKGDGSVEPLRDEAVNTRIAEAFEREGADAWYAEGARERFLGNHASEDWKKVDDILDVWFDSGSTHAFVLEDPVHFPGLAGIRRKDDGGNDTVMYLEGSDQHRGWFHSSLLESCGTRDRAPYDIVLTHGFTLDEHGRKMSKSLGNTTAPQDVIKQSGADILRLWVAQSDYSDDLRIGPEILKGTIETYRKLRNTIRWMLGSLAHFRDTDRIKADDMPELEQLMLHRLSQIDAIVRQAYTEFDYKTVIAALSHFMNTELSAFYFDIRKDTLYCDPPSSVARKASLTVIDTLFRSIVTWLAPILSFTAEEAWLSRYPDAQSVHLEPFQSVPAAWRDDMLAQKWDAIRDVRRVVTGALEVERAAKRIGSSLEASPLVYVSDMALLGILADVDLAEVCITSNAMVTNETPPAGAFTLNDVPGVAVVVEKAAGKKCARSWKILPTVGDDPEYPDVTPRDARALREWKALGGTA; this is encoded by the coding sequence ATGACCGAGAAGCCCAAATCCGACGCCCCCGATTATTCCAAAACCCTCTATCTGCCGCAGACGGACTTCCCGATGCGCGCGGGCCTGCCGCAGCGCGAGCCGGACCTGCTGGCGCGCTGGAACGAGATCGGCCTGTACGAGCGGCTGCGCGAGCAATCCAAGGGCCGCCTGAAATTCGTGCTGCATGACGGCCCGCCCTACGCCAACGGCAACATCCATATCGGCCACGCGCTCAACAAGATCCTCAAGGACCTCGTGACCAAGAGCCAGCAGATGCTTGGCTTCGATTCCAATTACGTGCCGGGCTGGGACTGCCATGGCCTGCCGATCGAATGGAAGATCGAGGAAGGCTACCGCGCCAAGGGTAAGAACAAGGACGCGGTTCCGATCAACGAATTCCGCAAGGAGTGCCGGGCATTCGCGCAGAAATGGGTCGACATCCAGCGCGAGGAATTCAAGCGTCTCGGCGTGATCGGCGACTGGGCGCATCCCTACACCACCATGAACTTCGCCGCCGAAGCGCAGATCGCGCGCGAGATCATGAAATTCGCCGCCAACGGCCTCCTCTATCGCGGCTCCAAGCCGGTGATGTGGAGCGTGGTGGAGAAGACCGCGCTCGCGGAAGCGGAGGTCGAATACGAGGACCACATCTCCGATACGGTGTGGGTGAAGTTTCCGGTGAAGGCCGCGTTCGGCCGTCTCGCCAATGCCTCGGTGGTGATCTGGACCACGACGCCGTGGACGCTGCCGGGCAACCGCGCGATCTCGTTCTCCTCCAAGGTCGCCTATGGCCTCTACAAGGTCACCGACGCGCCCGCCGACAACTGGGCGAAGACCGGCGATCTTCTGATCCTCGCCGACAAGCTCGCGGAGGACGTGTTCAAGCAGGCGCGCGTCACCTCTTATGAGCGCACCTCGGATATCGACAGCGGCATTCTCGACGCGCTCGAATGCAGCCATCCGTTCAAGGGACTGGAAGGCGGTTACGAATTCACCGTGCCGCTGCTCGACGGCGATCATGTCACCGACGACACCGGCACCGGCTTCGTCCACACCGCCCCGAGCCATGGCCGCGAGGACTTCGACATCTGGATGGCGAACGCGCGCGACCTTGAGGCGCGCGGCATCTCCTCGGTCATCCCGTATACCGTCGATGCCGACAGCGCGCTGACCGCGCAGGCCCCGGGCTTCACCGGCAAGCGCGTGCTAACCGACAAGGGCGAGAAGGGCGACGCCAACGACGCCGTCATCAAGGCGCTGATCGAGCGCGGCGCGCTTTTGGCGCGCGGCCGTCTCAAGCATCAGTATCCGCATTCCTGGCGCTCGAAGAAGCCGGTGATCTATCGCAACACGCCGCAATGGTTCATCGCGATGGACAAGCCGATCACAGACGTGGCCAACCGAGCCGATGCAAAAGCCTTCATGGCTCAAATGATGGGCACTGGCGACACGCTCAGGCATCGAGCACTCGAAGCAATCAAGGATACGCAATGGGTTCCCGCACAAGGTGAGAACCGCATCACTGGCATGATCGAGGGCCGCCCGGACTGGGTGGTGTCGCGCCAGCGCGCCTGGGGCGTGCCGATCACCGTGTTCGTGCGCGAGAAGGGCGACGGCTCGGTCGAACCGCTGCGGGATGAGGCCGTCAACACCCGCATCGCCGAGGCTTTCGAGAGAGAGGGCGCCGATGCGTGGTACGCCGAGGGCGCGCGCGAACGTTTTCTCGGCAACCATGCCAGCGAAGACTGGAAGAAGGTCGACGACATTCTCGACGTCTGGTTCGATTCCGGCTCGACGCATGCGTTCGTGCTGGAAGACCCGGTGCATTTCCCCGGCCTCGCCGGCATCAGGCGCAAGGACGATGGCGGCAACGACACCGTGATGTATCTCGAGGGCAGCGACCAGCATCGCGGCTGGTTTCACTCCTCGCTGCTGGAAAGCTGCGGCACGCGCGACCGCGCCCCCTATGATATCGTTCTCACCCACGGCTTCACGCTCGACGAGCACGGCCGCAAGATGTCGAAGTCGCTCGGCAACACCACCGCGCCGCAGGACGTCATCAAGCAATCCGGCGCGGACATCCTGCGCCTGTGGGTCGCGCAGTCGGATTATTCCGACGATCTGCGGATCGGGCCTGAAATCCTCAAAGGCACCATTGAGACCTACCGCAAGCTGCGCAACACCATCCGCTGGATGCTGGGAAGCCTCGCGCACTTCCGCGATACGGACCGCATCAAGGCTGACGACATGCCCGAGCTTGAGCAACTGATGCTGCATCGGCTCTCCCAGATCGACGCCATCGTGCGCCAGGCCTATACCGAGTTCGACTACAAGACGGTGATCGCCGCATTGTCGCATTTCATGAACACCGAGCTGTCGGCGTTCTATTTCGACATCCGCAAGGACACGCTGTACTGCGACCCGCCGTCGTCGGTGGCGCGCAAGGCCTCGCTCACGGTGATCGACACCCTGTTCCGCAGCATCGTCACATGGCTCGCGCCGATCCTGTCCTTCACGGCGGAAGAAGCCTGGCTGTCGCGCTATCCCGATGCGCAGTCCGTGCACCTGGAGCCGTTCCAGAGCGTGCCTGCGGCATGGCGCGATGATATGCTGGCGCAAAAATGGGATGCGATCCGCGACGTGCGCCGCGTCGTCACCGGCGCGCTCGAAGTCGAGCGCGCGGCCAAGCGCATCGGCTCCTCGCTGGAAGCCTCGCCGCTGGTTTATGTGTCGGACATGGCGCTCTTGGGCATTCTCGCCGATGTCGATCTCGCGGAAGTATGCATCACCTCCAACGCGATGGTGACCAACGAGACCCCGCCCGCCGGTGCGTTCACACTCAACGATGTTCCGGGTGTCGCGGTCGTGGTCGAGAAGGCCGCGGGCAAGAAATGCGCGCGCTCGTGGAAAATTCTCCCGACCGTCGGCGACGATCCTGAATACCCCGATGTCACGCCGCGCGATGCGCGGGCGCTGCGCGAATGGAAGGCGCTGGGAGGGACTGCCTAG